The DNA segment ttttaaatggtgtgtactatttactctctggcagaaaagagatgaagatttctgcaaggaggattatgatcttcgcactttgtaactaagatccactgctgttctcacagggctgaagagtacaggaaaacttcagttgggggaacggtttgcatgctaagctgcatatgaggtatgttcagtctatatttttctagacagactgttattctagaaaaggctggcaatatccccatgagggaagggtaagctgtattcagacacttggataggaatttcagcttgcttgaagggttcatttgttactggtgacagtaaacgtttttgtttgttcagtaaatgatgcaattataacgttttttgaagggactaaagggatcattgtggcttgtgttagggttttttaacccacatggttaattaagaaacactcgggtgtttttctaataggcctcaaaacatcaagtgaggtgggaagggcctattttcgtgcctcggttgcgcagtttcttttccttagagacatccaactgcttctctagaggttcctgctgtgtttgagggctgtaaaggaggttttttccccacaaatcgttctgaagggcaggtaggcgccacatcagagcaaggtgctgaaagtctttttttaccggttttgacgttttttcaatccggttttgccattaaggggttaattgtttgcatagttgtgcaatgttactaaggctgtaagatactactgtaaaaatttcgttaagtttactgcttttttacactgttttgcagaacttgtgcagcttttttttctcttaaaggcacagtactgttttatttctaagtgttaattacgttgattacagtgttttccaagcttgcttgttacattactagcctgtttaacatgtctgacaccaaggaaaatccttgttcaatatgtttggaagccattgtggaaccccctcttagaatgtgtcccaattgtactgatatgtctaaattataaagaacatatatttgcacttaaaaatagagcaatagatgattctcagtcagaagtaaatgagggtttgccatctagctctccccaagtgtcacaaccagtaacacccgcacaagtgacgccaagtacctctagtgcgtcacattcatttactttacaagacatggccacagttatgaatacaactctcactgaggttttatccaaactgcctggtttacaaggaaagcgggacagctctaggTTAAGGAAAAAttctgagccgtctcacgctttagtagttgtatctgatatgccctcacaatgctctgaaggggtgagggatttgttatctgagggagaaatttctgattcaggaaagacgcttcctcagacagattctgatatgacggcctttaaatttaagcttgaacacctccgcttattgcttagggaggtattggcaactctagatgattgtgaccctatagtggtcccagagaaattgtgtaaaatggatagatacttagaagTTCATGTTTACActtatgtttttccagtccctaagaggatggtgaatattattgctaaggagtgggatagacctgttattctgttcactccccctcctgtttttaagaaaatgtttcccatatctgatgctATAAGGGACTCaaggcagacagttcctaaggtggagggagctatttctactgtctaagcgtacaactatacctatcgaggacagctgtgctttcaaagatcctatggataaaaaattaggtctcctgaagaaaatttttgttcaaggtttttctctccaaaatATTGCGTGctttgttcctgtaacgactgcagctgctttctggtttgaggctctagaagaggctcttcaaatggagactccattagaggaaattatggacagaattaaggcacttaaagggacagtcaagtataaattaaactttcattattcagataggacttttaattttaattgactttccaatttacttttatcatcaaatttgcttttttctcttggtattcttagtttaaactaaacataggtaggctcatatgctaatttctaagcctttgagggctgcctcttatcacatgctttttaaatcccttttcaacacaaagagacagaaagtacacgtgggctatatagataacactgtgttcaggcacagaaagttatttaagatctagcacaatacaatgctaaatttaagacaatagataatacacagtcacagtcatgtgatcagggggctggaagaaggttcctagatacaaggtaatcacaaaggtaaaaagtacattaatataactgttggttatgcaaaactggggaatgggtaataaagggattatcttttaaaacaataacaattctatggttgactgtccctttaagatggttaattcttttattacagattccgcttttcaactggctaaattagcggctaagaattcaggttttgccattttagctcgcagggcgttatggcttaagtcctggtctgctgatgtgtcatctaaatctaaacttttgaacattcctttcaaaggtaagaccctattcgggcctgaactgaaagagattatttcagacatcactggagggaagggtcatgccctccctcaggatagatcaaataagatgagggccaaacaaaataatattcGTTAGTTTCGGAAccttaagagtggtcccgcttcagcttcctctgctacaaagcaagaggggaattttgcaaaatccaagtcagtctggagacctaaccaggcttggaacaagggtaaacaggccaagaagcctgcagctgcctccaagacagcatgaaggggtagccccagatccgggaccggatctagtagggagcagactctcttcactcaggcttgggcgagatttcacatttctcgattgtctgtaaaccagacaaagagagaggcgttctaaaGCTGTgttgaagacctacataccatgggggtgatccgccaagtcccaaaggaggaacaggggctagggttttattcaaacctgtttgtggttcccaagaaagagggaactttcagaccaatcttggatcttaaaattctaaacaagttcctcaaagttccatcattcaagatggagattattcggactattctacctctgatccaggagggtcaatatatgactaccgtggatttaaaggatgcatatctacacatccctattcagagatcatcatcaattcctcagattcgcctttctaaacaggcattaccagtttgtggcccttcccttcgggttggcaacggctcccagaattttcacaaaagtgctagggtcccttctggcggttctacgtccacagggcatagcagtggcgccttatctagatgacatcttaattcagtcgactttccagctagccaagtctcacacagacatcgtgttggcttttctgacatctcactggtggaaggtgaacataagagttctctcttccctcttacaagagtttccttcctatggactcggtagaaatgaaaatatttctgacataggtcagaaagttaaaactcttatccacttgccgagctcttcattccattcctcagccatcagtggctcagtgtatggaggtaatcggactcatggtagcggcaatggacatagttccttttgcccgtctacacctcagaccactgcaactatgcatgctcaaacagtggaatggggattatgcagatttatctcctcaactgcatctggaccaggacaccagagattctcttctctggtggttgtctcaggaccacctgtctcagtgaatgtgcttccgcaggccagagtagctcattgtaactacagatgccagtctgctaggctggagtgcagtctggaactctctgaaagcacagggcttatggtctcgggaggaagctctcctcctgataaacattctagaactgagagcgatattcaatgcacttcaggcgtggcctcggcttgctgcggccaaactcatcaggtttcagttggacaacatcacgactgtagcttatatccatcatcaaggaggaacaaggagttctctagcgatgatggaggtaaccaaaataatccggtgggcagaggatcactcttgccatctctcagcaatccacatcccaggagtagagaactgggaggcggattttctaagtcgtcagacttttcagccaggggagtgggtactccatccggaggtattcgcccagctgattcagctatggggcacaccagaattggatctgatggcgtctcgtcagaatgccaaacttcctcgttacgggtccaggtcccaggatcccaaggcggtactgatagatgctctagcagtgccttggtccttcaatctggcctatgtatttccaccgtttcctctccttccacgtctcgttaccagaatcaagcaggagagagcttcggtaattctgatagcacctgcgtggccacgcaggacttggtatgcagatatagtggacatgtcctcggagcctaaatttagttcttaaagttcttcaaggggttccgtttgaacctatgcattccatagatattaagcttctatcttggaaagttttgtttttagtagctatctcttcggctcgaagagtttctgagctatctgctttacaatgtgattcaccttaccttgttttccatgcagataaggtggttttatgtaccaaacctgggtttcttcctaaggttgtttctaataagaatatcaatcaagagattgtggttccttctttgtgtcctaatccttcatctaagaaggaacgtctgttacacaatcttgatgtggttcgtgctttaaaattctatttacaagcaactaaagatttccgtcaaacatcttctttctttgttgtttattctggtaaatggagaggtcaaaggactacggctacctctctttccttttggctgaaaagcatcattggTTTGgcctattagactgctggacagcagcctcctgaaagaattactgctcattctactagagctgtggcttccacatgggcttttaaaaatgaggcttctgttgaacagatttgtaaggcggcgacttggtcttcgcttcatactttttccaaattttacaaattcgatacttttgcttcttcggaggctatttttgggagacaggttctacaagcagtggtgccttctgtttaaggtccctgtcttgtccctcccttcatccatgtcctaaagctttggtattggtatcccacaagtaaggatgaatccgtggactcgatacatcttacaagagaaaacataatttgtgcttacctgataaatttacttctcttgtgatgtatcgagtccacggcccgccctgttttttaagtcaagcatatatatttttattttaaaactttcagtcaccaatGCAccgtatggtttctcctttttcttcctagcctttggtcgaatgactggggggggggagctaaggggggagctatataggcagctctgctgtgggtgctctctttgccacttcctgtaggggaggagaatatcccacaagtaaggatgaatccgtggactcgatacatcacaagagaaataaatttatcaggtaagcataaattatggggttttttttgttcaggactctggacagcactttttattggtggatgaatttatccaccaatcggcaagagaaacccaggttgttcaccaaatatgggccggcatctaaacttacattcttgcatttcaaataaagataccaagagaatgaagaacatttgataataggagtaaattagaaagttgcttaaaatgtcatgctctatctgaatcacgaaagaaaaaatttgggttcagtgtccctttaaatctctacgCACAGCTCCTACACGGCCTAGACACACAGCTTAGGGTATGCTTGCAAGCCACTACAGCTGTGTGATCAGATTGACAAATTATCCTCTTCACTAACTAGCATTTCTTCTGCTGTTTCTGTCTGACACAGTAAAGTACACTGACTACTCACTGCGCAACATAATCTGTGCCTACCCCTAAAAATGGCTCTgctcattctttctgcagacatgctgtattttctgcaatgacatcgcaGATCGCAGCATGTTCTGCCTGTGAGAGTGGAAGGGATTATCCACATTTGTGTTTCTCTGGTTGTAAATGTAAGTAACTAAACTGTCCTCAGTGCtatcaaaatgttttaaaaaaaataaattaaaataatgatgcagcaattttttatttgtatttttacaggGTGAAATCAGGGCTACAGGATTCAACGAACAAGTTGATAAGTTTTATTCCCTTATCGAAGTGAACAAGGTACCTGTTAATTGTTTGCCTTCTGTGATTTAATGGCTAGAATGTTTCTTTAACTGACTTATTTGGTACATTCCTGACCTTTTGTTCTCCATCTGGTTAGGTGTATTACTTCTCTAAAGGCACACTGAAGATTGCTAACAAACAATACACATCTGTAAAGAATGACTATGAGATGACTTTCAATGGTGAAACATCTGTAATCCCCTGTGATGACTCTTCAGATGTACCCACAGTTCAGTTTGAGTTTGTGCCCATCAGTGAACTAGAAAATAAGAATAAAGACACACTATTGGGTGAGTTATTTGTTATGGTTTGTTTTTATGAGACCTTCTGGTTTTGTTTACTTAacacctgtgtgtgtgtctatagacATCATTGGGATTTGCAAAAGTTATGAAGATGCTACCAAGATCACTGTAAAATCAAACAACAGAGAAGTCTCCAAGCGAAATATTCACCTAATGGACACCTCTGGGAAAATGGTCACAACAACTTTGTGGGGTGATGATGTAAGATTCTTAAATTTATTGCTCAGAATATCATTATTCAAGCGTTGTGATATATAAAAGCATACTTTCACTTTTCATAACCTAAATTTTATATGTTAACTGTGTATTTTACTTTACATGACGTTGATAATGTGTAATCTAAATAATAAAACGTTTTACAATACATTCCAAAAGTGGTTAATttgtatttctcctacattggtgtatccggtccacggcttcatccttacttgtgggatattctcaatccctacaggaagtggcaaagagaacacacagcagagctgtccatatagctcccctcaggctccgcccccccagtcattctctttgccgctctaacaagtagcatctccacgggagggtaaagagtttgtggtgttagatttgtagtttttatttcttctatcaaaagtttgttattttaaaatagtgccggcttgtactatttactctgaagcagaaagtgatgaagatttctgctgagaggaatatgattttagcaccaataattaaaatccattgctgttcccacgcaggactgttgaataccggagaacttcagttggggggaacagtttgcaggcttaactgcttcaggtatgatcagtcatttttctaacaagaccaagtaatgctagaagactgtcagaaatcccctcagggataggtaagccatttttctcagactctgtataaaatgatggcttaaattaagggctcaatgctggttgacactattgtgggcttaatcgattgctttattagcatgattcagtatgaatagggtgttttttgagacttttaaaacacttatggggtttattatggcgcctggcacttatttagaCACCTAACCTAGTCAAAAAGGCCCCACCACTCTGGAatcaagagggagggggcctctttttcgcgcctcagttgcgcagttgtttttgctagacagttcatgcagcttcacgtggggagtccagagacttcagaaaggacttcagagaggcttatttcttactcaaataatccctaaggaaggtaaaagccacagtagaggctgtggcattgtgctgtagtgtttttaaccggttaactgctgttcttagctccggtttgggcattaaggggttaatt comes from the Bombina bombina isolate aBomBom1 unplaced genomic scaffold, aBomBom1.pri scaffold_1381, whole genome shotgun sequence genome and includes:
- the LOC128644255 gene encoding replication protein A 70 kDa DNA-binding subunit-like — translated: GEIRATGFNEQVDKFYSLIEVNKVYYFSKGTLKIANKQYTSVKNDYEMTFNGETSVIPCDDSSDVPTVQFEFVPISELENKNKDTLLDIIGICKSYEDATKITVKSNNREVSKRNIHLMDTSGKMVTTTLWGDDVRFLNLLLRISLFKRCDI